In the genome of Montipora foliosa isolate CH-2021 chromosome 3, ASM3666993v2, whole genome shotgun sequence, one region contains:
- the LOC137995422 gene encoding uncharacterized protein codes for MKSHLPSVPTYADDTQLYISFNPVDNTSEADAVTAIDVRAWMRDDKLMLNDDKTEFLIIVTERQLSRVSVDKIKIGQAEVSPVSSVLNLGTWFDSHLDMSTHVTKACASAFYYLYNIRHILKYLSRESNERLVHAFITSRLDYCNGLLYGAPEYQIKKLQRVMNASARLVYCAPKYCHITSLLRELHWSPVRLRVDFKIFLVTFKILHGVVPSYLEDLVSVLPASNYQLRRNNNGILLERPRLRTKKTMGDRAFLIAAPFLWNSLPLPIRQEASIDSFKRSVKTYLFKKAFS; via the coding sequence ATGAAATCTCATCTGCCATCCGTTCCCACCTATGCGGACGATACACAGCTATATATATCGTTTAATCCCGTTGATAACACTAGTGAGGCTGATGCTGTGACTGCGATTGATGTTCGCGCATGGATGAGAGATGACAAGTTGATGCTAAATGACGACAAAACTGAGTTCTTGATCATTGTCACGGAAAGACAGTTATCGAGGGTGTCCGTTGACAAGATCAAGATCGGCCAAGCTGAGGTATCCCCCGTCTCTTCAGTGCTCAATTTGGGCACCTGGTTCGATTCTCACCTGGACATGTCGACTCATGTGACTAAGGCCTGCGCTAGCGCGTTTTATTATCTGTACAATATCCGGCACATTTTGAAGTATCTGTCTCGTGAGTCCAACGAGAGGCTTGTTCACGCGTTCATCACAAGCAGGCTTGATTACTGTAATGGTTTATTGTACGGTGCTCCTGAGTATCAAATTAAGAAACTTCAAAGAGTCATGAATGCCAGTGCTCGATTAGTTTACTGCGCACCTAAGTATTGTCACATTACTTCTTTACTAAGAGAACTCCACTGGTCACCAGTGCGCTTGCGCGtagattttaagatttttcttgTTACATTTAAGATACTTCACGGTGTTGTGCCTAGCTATCTTGAGGATCTAGTCTCTGTCTTACCAGCCTCAAATTACCAACTACGCCGTAACAATAATGGTATATTGTTAGAAAGACCTCGGCTAAGAACGAAGAAGACCATGGGAGATCGCGCGTTTTTGATAGCTGCCCCCTTcttatggaacagtcttcctctGCCAATAAGACAGGAAGCATCAATCGACTCTTTCAAACGCTCTGttaaaacatatttatttaaaaaggcttttagttag